From Mustela erminea isolate mMusErm1 chromosome 1, mMusErm1.Pri, whole genome shotgun sequence, a single genomic window includes:
- the TMEM89 gene encoding transmembrane protein 89, giving the protein MDPTGTHSSLLGEGEGCLPVARHPGSIQAFGAAMLLAPSFLLLLPLLAMPAPSQAWSRPLWYQVGLDLQPWGCQPNSLEGCGGSLGCAGHWMGLGMNRLYPVAGVTITTTMMLMMGRAVLQRRRAQATKSEHPQVTTSPSGPWKRRTPISDRALLLGVLHMLDSLLVHIEGHLQRISTQQKTPIKAISAQSG; this is encoded by the exons ATGGATCCTACTGGAACCCACAGCTCGCtgctgggagagggggaggggtgtttGCCCGTTGCCAGGCACCCGGGTTCTATCCAGGCATTTGGCGCCGCCATGCTGCTCGCACCATCCTTCCTGCTACTGCTGCCGCTGCTGGCCATGCCAGCTCCCTCCCAGGCCTGGTCTCGGCCCCTGTGGTACCAGGTGGGGCTGGATCTTCAGCCCTGGGGATGCCAGCCCAACAGCCTGGAAGGTTGCGGGGGTAGCCTGGGCTGTGCCGGCCACTGGATGGGCCTGGGGATGAACCGCCTCTACCCCGTGGCTGGggtcaccatcaccaccaccatgatGCTGATGATGGGCCGCGCGGTGCTGCAGCGGCGGCGCGCTCAGGCCACCAAGTCCGAG CATCCACAGGTGACCACTAGCCCGAGTGGACCCTGGAAACGGCGGACCCCCATCTCAGACCGCGCCCTGCTCCTTGGGGTCCTGCACATGTTGGATTCCCTCCTGGTCCATATTGAGGGCCACCTGCAGCGTATATCCACCCAACAGAAGACCCCAATAAAGGCGATATCCGCCCAGAGTGGGTGA
- the LOC116576541 gene encoding cytochrome b-c1 complex subunit 1, mitochondrial yields MAASAVCRAVGAGTRGLLRTRSSPVLLRSPALRSTATFAQALQSVPETQVSVLDNGLRVASEQSSHSTCTVGVWIDVGSRYETEKNNGAGYFLEHLAFKGTKNRPGNALEKEVESMGAHLNAYSTREHTAYYIKALSKDLPKAVELLADIVQNCSLEDSQIEKERDVILQELQENDACMRDVVFDYLHATAFQGTPLAQAVEGPSGNVRKLSRADLTEYLSRHYKAPRMVLAAAGGVEHRQLLDLAQKHFGSVSEAYTEDTVPTLAPCRFTGSEIRHRDDALPLAHVAIAVEGPGWANPDNVALQVANAIIGHYDCTYGGGTHLSSPLAAVSVTNKLCQSFQTFNICYADTGLLGAHFVCDRMSIDDMMFFLQGQWMRLCTSATESEVLRGKNVLRNALVAHLDGTTPVCEDIGRSLLTYGRRIPLAEWESRIAEVDASVVREVCSKYFYDQCPAVAGFGPIEQLPDYNRIRSGMYWLRF; encoded by the exons ATGGCGGCTTCCGCAGTTTGCCGGGCAGTGGGGGCCGGGACCAGAGGGCTGCTGCGCACCCGCAGCTCG CCGGTCCTGCTGAGGTCGCCTGCCTTGCGCAGCACCGCCACCTTCGCCCAGGCTCTTCAGAGTGTGCCAGAGACACAGGTCAGCGTGCTGGACAACGGGCTGCGAGTGGCCTCCGAGCAGTCCTCCCATTCTACCTGCACG GTCGGGGTGTGGATTGACGTCGGCAGCCGTTACGAGACTGAGAAGAACAATGGGGCAGGTTACTTTTTGGAGCATCTGGCTTTCAAG GGAACAAAGAATCGGCCTGGCAATGCCTTGGAAAAGGAGGTGGAGAGCATGGGGGCCCATCTCAATGCCTACAGCACACGGGAGCACACGGCCTACTACATCAAGGCGCTGTCCAAGGACCTGCCGAAAG CTGTAGAGCTCCTGGCCGACATTGTGCAGAACTGCAGTCTAGAAGACTCCCAGATTGAGAAGGAGCGGGATGTGATCCTCCAGGAGCTGCAGGAGAACGATGCGTGTATGCGGGATGTGGTCTTTGACTACCTGCATGCCACGGCGTTCCAGGGCACACCCCTAGCCCAGGCTGTGGAGGGGCCCAGCGGGAATGTCAG GAAGCTGTCTCGTGCAGACCTAACCGAGTACCTCAGCAGGCATTACAAGGCCCCTCGCATGGTGCTGGCGGCAGCCGGAG GGGTGGAGCACCGGCAGCTGCTCGACCTCGCCCAAAAACACTTTGGCAGCGTCTCAGAGGCGTACACCGAGGACACCGTGCCCACCCTGGCTCCATGCCGCTTCACGGGCAGCGAG ATCCGTCACCGTGATGATGCTCTGCCCTTGGCCCACGTAGCTATTGCAGTAGAGGGGCCTGGCTGGGCCAACCCAGACAACGTAGCCCTCCAAGTGGCCAATGCCATCATTGGACACTACGACTGCACTTACGGCGGCGGCACA CACCTGTCCAGCCCGCTGGCCGCCGTCTCTGTGACCAACAAGTTGTGCCAGAGTTTCCAGACCTTCAACATCTGCTACGCGGACACTGGGTTGCTGGGCGCACACTTTGTCTGCGATCGCATGAGCATTGACGACATGATGTTCTTCCTGCAGGGCCAGTG GATGCGCCTCTGCACCAGTGCCACAGAGAGTGAGGTGCTGCGGGGAAAAAATGTCCTCAGAAATGCCCTAGTGGCTCATCTGGATG GCACCACTCCTGTGTGTGAAGACATCGGACGCAGTCTCTTGACCTACGGCCGGCGCATCCCCCTGGCTGAGTGGGAAAGCCGCATTGCG GAAGTGGATGCCAGCGTGGTCCGTGAGGTCTGCTCCAAGTACTTCTATGACCAGTGTCCAGCAGTGGCTGGATTTG GCCCCATTGAGCAGCTCCCAGACTACAACCGGATCCGCAGCGGCATGTACTGGCTGCGTTTCTAG